In a single window of the Ruminococcus albus 7 = DSM 20455 genome:
- a CDS encoding diguanylate cyclase gives MRQFQFDYHTDFTLKNELTKIRLWCDSSVYSHIVFQIYSENNDVEKIKNVCDIVSRELPNAEYFGCSTNGNIIGGEYSGEEISLICTVFEFPSTNMIIKQYDLSAETYEAVTDDLLDMIDRNPWVKAVELLTTIRGMSMTGFCEKLSQAKPDIQIFGGGAFAADVNDHHACVFSKNGGISEGSVVFWLLGGEDLDIISTYVTGWKPLGKVFHVTKSEGSRLYELDGAPAYDVYHKYLNIKNDDKFFSHTLEFPFFYNHHGINILRAPTESLKDGSLMMTSDMESDVSAQLAYGDPGTILESVREEGIKIRDFRPENVQIFSCAARRSFWGNTEISKESMPFGNIAPTSGFYTSGEFLRTGKYVNQHNVTMVLVGMREGLAEDLPAKALEVDENEFTGKMALINRLANYINAAFRELEEAAILDSLTKLYNRAEIQHRINERLISGKPLSLVMIDIDNFKSVNDTYGHNEGDNVIIGLADMLKEGIARHDNIASAGRWGGEEFMVLLPVGVNDAIIAAKEMVNYFNDIEFPLAGQRTISVGVTEALDDDTLDELLFRVDSALYDAKRGGKNRFVVV, from the coding sequence TTGAGACAATTCCAGTTTGACTATCACACTGATTTTACACTCAAGAATGAACTTACAAAAATAAGGCTCTGGTGTGATTCAAGTGTATACTCCCATATCGTATTCCAGATATATTCGGAGAACAACGATGTAGAAAAAATTAAAAACGTATGTGACATTGTCAGCAGAGAACTGCCGAATGCTGAATACTTCGGATGCTCAACAAACGGCAATATCATCGGCGGTGAATATTCGGGCGAAGAGATTAGCCTGATATGCACTGTTTTTGAATTTCCTTCCACAAATATGATAATAAAGCAGTATGACCTTTCTGCTGAGACCTATGAAGCGGTCACTGATGACCTGCTTGATATGATAGACAGGAATCCCTGGGTCAAGGCGGTGGAACTGTTAACGACTATACGCGGTATGTCTATGACGGGCTTCTGCGAAAAGCTGAGTCAGGCTAAGCCAGATATACAGATATTCGGAGGCGGTGCTTTTGCAGCGGATGTAAACGATCATCATGCCTGCGTATTTTCAAAGAACGGAGGCATATCCGAAGGAAGTGTAGTATTCTGGCTGCTTGGCGGAGAAGATCTTGATATCATATCCACCTATGTTACCGGATGGAAACCTCTTGGAAAGGTATTCCATGTAACCAAGTCAGAGGGCAGCAGGCTGTATGAGCTTGACGGTGCTCCCGCTTACGATGTATACCACAAATATCTCAATATAAAGAATGACGATAAATTTTTCAGTCACACGCTGGAATTTCCGTTCTTTTATAACCATCACGGCATAAATATACTGCGTGCGCCTACCGAGAGCCTGAAAGACGGTTCGCTGATGATGACATCTGATATGGAATCAGATGTATCTGCTCAGCTTGCTTACGGTGATCCCGGTACGATACTGGAATCTGTACGAGAAGAAGGTATCAAGATACGAGATTTCAGACCCGAGAACGTACAGATATTTTCCTGCGCTGCAAGGCGAAGCTTCTGGGGAAATACAGAGATATCCAAAGAATCCATGCCATTCGGAAACATCGCGCCGACCTCAGGATTCTACACCTCGGGTGAATTTCTGCGTACAGGCAAATATGTCAATCAGCACAATGTTACCATGGTGCTGGTAGGTATGCGTGAGGGACTTGCAGAGGATTTACCTGCAAAAGCCCTTGAAGTCGATGAAAATGAGTTCACAGGCAAGATGGCGCTTATTAACCGCCTTGCCAACTATATCAATGCTGCATTCCGTGAGCTGGAAGAAGCCGCGATCCTTGACAGCCTTACGAAGCTTTACAACCGTGCGGAAATACAGCACAGAATAAACGAACGACTCATAAGCGGCAAGCCGCTGTCACTGGTAATGATAGATATCGACAACTTCAAATCCGTTAACGATACCTATGGACACAATGAAGGTGACAACGTCATAATAGGACTTGCAGATATGCTGAAGGAAGGCATTGCAAGACACGACAATATAGCCTCCGCAGGACGCTGGGGCGGTGAGGAATTCATGGTATTGCTTCCTGTAGGCGTAAATGATGCTATAATTGCAGCTAAGGAAATGGTAAATTATTTCAATGATATAGAATTCCCTCTTGCGGGACAGCGAACTATATCTGTTGGAGTTACCGAAGCACTGGATGACGATACACTCGATGAACTTCTCTTCCGTGTTGATTCAGCGCTTTACGATGCAAAGCGCGGCGGCAAGAACAGATTCGTAGTAGTATGA
- a CDS encoding acyltransferase — translation MTLSHSDMVKDAEKKSRVLYFSRLKALACIAVVVLHGCYMAGGAFARDNIQRMTVLFTVRNLMYWAVPAFMMVSGALMLDEKRKTDIKKVFGKYLPRMLIALFAFGIIFAVYDHAVYQKDFVPSHLWEGVRHAVFDTFTENGMSWSHTWYLYLMISFYLMLPVYRIITRSADKKELMYLLGVLFAANSAITAAKTALGCNTLVFSIFTGTIFPLFFFLGYAIHSGKVKIGNVLSIVFILIGAAGMIIMTYYRLHTDDPVMADRIKNIADQYFAPHTVLASAGVFALFKSTDKGKEIPVLDKLAAEIDKCSFGIYLIHMVVYKHIFAVMKFDPFAHGGAGMLILVMLAAFIISYAITRVLKFVPFIKNII, via the coding sequence ATGACGCTTTCACATTCTGATATGGTCAAGGACGCTGAAAAGAAAAGCAGGGTACTTTACTTCAGCCGTTTAAAGGCGCTTGCCTGCATCGCGGTGGTAGTTCTCCACGGCTGCTACATGGCAGGAGGTGCATTCGCAAGAGATAATATACAGCGCATGACAGTACTGTTCACAGTGCGCAATCTGATGTACTGGGCTGTGCCTGCATTCATGATGGTCAGCGGTGCGCTGATGCTGGATGAAAAGCGAAAGACAGATATTAAAAAGGTCTTCGGTAAATACCTGCCAAGGATGCTTATAGCCCTGTTCGCATTTGGTATCATCTTCGCGGTGTATGACCACGCTGTGTATCAGAAGGATTTTGTCCCGTCACATCTTTGGGAAGGTGTACGTCACGCGGTGTTCGATACTTTCACCGAAAACGGCATGAGCTGGTCACACACATGGTATCTCTACCTTATGATATCATTTTACCTGATGCTGCCTGTATACCGCATCATTACCAGATCGGCTGACAAAAAGGAGCTTATGTATCTGCTGGGAGTGCTGTTCGCGGCAAATTCAGCTATAACGGCTGCAAAGACGGCACTGGGCTGTAATACACTGGTGTTCAGCATATTCACGGGAACAATATTCCCGCTGTTCTTCTTCCTTGGATATGCCATACACAGCGGAAAGGTGAAGATCGGAAATGTGCTGAGTATCGTGTTCATACTCATCGGTGCGGCGGGTATGATAATAATGACCTACTACCGTCTGCACACTGATGACCCGGTAATGGCTGATCGCATAAAGAACATCGCAGATCAGTATTTTGCACCGCACACGGTACTTGCATCTGCCGGAGTATTTGCGCTGTTCAAGTCAACAGACAAAGGCAAAGAGATACCGGTGCTAGACAAACTGGCGGCTGAGATCGACAAATGCTCATTCGGTATATATCTTATCCATATGGTAGTTTACAAGCATATATTTGCAGTAATGAAGTTTGACCCATTCGCTCACGGAGGCGCAGGGATGCTTATACTTGTGATGCTTGCGGCATTCATCATTTCATATGCCATAACAAGAGTACTTAAATTTGTACCGTTTATAAAAAATATCATATAA
- a CDS encoding TIGR02452 family protein — protein MNYIAIANETIRITDEHKYTAEGRTIDLPKNDMSAVEVITPAIGKDMLAMDISEYFTGGSCVTEVTCEDSFQAARRLKEPMVMNFANAHKPGGGFRHGAHAQEESLCRCSTLYRSITSAAATEMYLFNNTHLSRTESDYMLFSPEVWVFRDSDMKLLPTPFRVSVITVPAPNRRGAALIASEKLIEETMTRRIRIMLHTAASHGCRELVLGAWGCGAFGNPPEKVSGYFQNVLKDDGYEKCFTHIVFAVYGKPDGRNITAFKNTFGV, from the coding sequence ATGAATTATATAGCTATCGCAAATGAGACTATAAGGATAACCGATGAGCATAAATACACAGCAGAGGGCAGAACGATAGATCTGCCGAAGAATGATATGTCTGCGGTTGAGGTAATAACCCCCGCGATTGGTAAAGATATGCTCGCTATGGATATATCAGAATACTTCACAGGTGGATCCTGTGTTACCGAAGTTACCTGTGAGGATTCCTTTCAGGCTGCAAGGCGGCTTAAAGAACCAATGGTAATGAACTTCGCCAATGCCCACAAGCCCGGCGGCGGATTTCGTCATGGGGCTCACGCACAGGAGGAATCATTGTGCAGATGCAGTACCCTGTACCGTTCAATAACATCTGCTGCTGCAACCGAGATGTACTTATTCAACAACACTCACCTTTCAAGAACAGAATCAGACTATATGCTGTTTTCACCTGAGGTATGGGTATTCCGTGACAGCGATATGAAGCTTTTGCCAACACCCTTCCGCGTATCGGTCATAACTGTTCCTGCACCAAACAGACGCGGTGCTGCTTTGATAGCATCAGAAAAACTGATAGAAGAAACCATGACAAGGCGCATACGTATAATGCTTCATACAGCCGCATCCCACGGATGCCGTGAGCTTGTGCTTGGTGCGTGGGGATGCGGTGCCTTCGGCAATCCTCCTGAGAAGGTGTCAGGATATTTCCAAAATGTCCTTAAAGATGATGGCTACGAAAAATGCTTCACCCACATAGTATTCGCTGTATACGGGAAACCCGACGGCAGAAACATAACTGCATTCAAAAATACATTCGGCGTATGA
- a CDS encoding fibronectin type III domain-containing protein → MEKNVVGKSKIVLVSVLVIFAVLAALLPMNAAAEEVQTLVTPYDELWKGDITVTAGVPVRWYVNVPEGTEPRGCGATVKIPGLGFGTDTHNKEEGHIVLKEGNNFIYEFTPEMEEDILFTCWMGSGCHKNYIHVKAAEDQGSEGNPSGASEENGAKKIVTAYSDLWTGVISAKVGEPVRWYVSVPEGTEPRGCGATVKIPDLGFGTDTYNKEEGHIVLKEGENFIYEFTPEMTGDILFTCWMGSGCHSNYFHITENGTYSVPAPADPSDITASWNGENAVIGFTTPIAPEGSKIKGYKVIAADDEGNRKKATGDSSPVIIEGLDSSKNYTITVTTLGTSGKSEGGSAVLSAVTQSIPENKPDDDSKADSSPAKEVQIIVTDFADLWTGNITVKQGVSVRWYVNVVNGADAKGCAATIKIPGLGFGTDTHNKNEGHIVLKEGENFIYEFTPETSGDILFTCWMGSGCHYNYIHVTSDGIADPSAATGGKVNSRPDSRSDSSTAVKNNSANPKTGNTDYSILLIIAIVALILISRKKAK, encoded by the coding sequence ATGGAAAAAAATGTAGTGGGGAAAAGTAAAATTGTGTTGGTTTCAGTACTGGTGATATTTGCAGTGCTGGCGGCTTTGCTGCCGATGAATGCAGCTGCTGAGGAAGTGCAGACGCTGGTTACTCCCTATGATGAACTGTGGAAAGGTGATATCACAGTTACAGCGGGTGTTCCTGTCAGGTGGTATGTAAATGTTCCCGAAGGTACCGAGCCACGCGGCTGCGGTGCTACCGTAAAGATCCCTGGGCTTGGTTTTGGCACAGATACCCATAACAAGGAGGAGGGTCATATAGTACTCAAGGAGGGGAATAATTTTATATACGAATTCACTCCCGAAATGGAAGAGGATATCCTCTTTACCTGCTGGATGGGATCCGGCTGTCATAAAAACTATATCCATGTCAAAGCCGCTGAAGATCAGGGCAGCGAGGGAAATCCGTCCGGGGCTTCAGAAGAAAACGGAGCCAAAAAGATAGTTACTGCATACAGCGATCTCTGGACAGGAGTGATATCTGCAAAAGTCGGAGAGCCTGTAAGGTGGTATGTAAGTGTTCCTGAGGGTACCGAACCCCGCGGCTGCGGTGCTACCGTAAAGATCCCCGATCTGGGTTTCGGTACAGATACATACAATAAGGAAGAGGGTCATATAGTCCTCAAGGAGGGCGAGAATTTCATATACGAATTCACTCCCGAAATGACCGGCGATATCCTATTTACGTGCTGGATGGGATCTGGTTGTCATTCCAATTATTTCCATATAACCGAGAATGGCACATATTCTGTTCCCGCCCCCGCTGATCCCTCTGATATTACTGCTTCATGGAACGGTGAAAACGCTGTAATAGGATTTACAACACCCATAGCCCCCGAGGGTTCAAAGATAAAGGGCTACAAGGTAATAGCAGCCGATGATGAAGGCAACAGAAAGAAAGCAACAGGAGATTCAAGTCCTGTTATTATTGAAGGGCTTGATAGCAGCAAAAACTACACGATAACCGTTACCACGCTTGGTACATCAGGCAAAAGCGAGGGCGGCAGCGCTGTACTCTCGGCGGTGACACAGAGTATCCCTGAAAATAAACCCGATGACGACAGCAAGGCAGACTCATCACCGGCAAAAGAAGTACAGATAATTGTTACAGATTTTGCTGACCTCTGGACTGGAAATATCACCGTTAAGCAGGGCGTTTCTGTCAGGTGGTATGTAAATGTCGTGAATGGTGCAGACGCCAAGGGCTGTGCCGCTACCATAAAGATACCCGGACTTGGCTTCGGTACTGACACGCACAACAAGAATGAGGGTCATATAGTTCTTAAAGAGGGAGAAAACTTCATATACGAATTTACACCCGAAACTTCAGGCGATATCCTATTTACCTGCTGGATGGGTTCGGGCTGCCATTACAATTATATCCATGTTACCTCGGACGGGATTGCTGATCCCTCTGCCGCAACAGGCGGAAAGGTTAACAGCAGACCAGACAGCCGATCAGACAGCAGCACAGCAGTAAAGAATAATTCAGCAAATCCCAAAACGGGTAACACTGATTACTCCATATTACTTATCATAGCAATTGTCGCACTTATACTCATCAGCAGGAAAAAGGCAAAATAG
- a CDS encoding dockerin type I domain-containing protein, with protein sequence MTDISKKFCAAAAAMALVLSQTSVYAFADNNAQTVPADEIFFNADENTTADEDITESVAATEEEDYAAGDLNNDGKLNITDAAKVAAFIKAKINLNDKALKAADINEDGKINITDLSIMIAEIKGIRVMNWLELLETVSDSSIVAKTTRFSKLPDIVSLRSIVKVDWTAVNGVDGYDVVISGADRSEKYQVKSNSINVNALRWSDDDIINIKVMPYTYYNTETRQGVKSFSDGYEGKLSIKPENVTGLKAKSERNYVKLSWKAAADADVYNVYYTVNGKESFHGQTSELSRQINVPANKDVSFRVLAVNLMGKSYVNADKSATAKVHTLPYYAKAEAVLDKVGWDLHKAFNWCIMPYAYYINGEWLPRDGSPGMEWYADRGFDAHEGNCYVMAACFCEMAKMLGYDAHQISSGTLTSNGFVDHSWVEIKNYNGTGKSYIFDPDFESELGRNGFAISYGDKGTLMYDISGSIKRVIMS encoded by the coding sequence ATGACTGATATCTCTAAAAAGTTCTGCGCTGCAGCTGCAGCTATGGCACTTGTTTTATCACAGACATCTGTATATGCATTTGCAGACAACAACGCACAGACAGTTCCTGCGGATGAGATCTTTTTCAACGCAGACGAGAATACCACCGCCGATGAAGATATCACCGAAAGCGTAGCTGCAACTGAAGAAGAAGACTACGCTGCCGGAGATTTAAATAACGACGGCAAGCTGAATATAACAGATGCTGCTAAGGTAGCGGCTTTCATCAAAGCAAAGATCAATCTGAACGATAAGGCACTGAAAGCAGCAGATATCAACGAAGACGGAAAGATAAACATCACCGATCTCAGCATAATGATAGCCGAGATCAAAGGCATAAGAGTGATGAACTGGCTGGAACTTCTTGAAACGGTCAGTGACAGCAGTATAGTTGCCAAAACAACCAGGTTCAGCAAACTTCCGGACATAGTATCCCTGCGAAGCATTGTAAAAGTTGACTGGACTGCTGTAAACGGTGTTGACGGTTACGATGTTGTGATCTCGGGTGCTGACCGTAGCGAAAAGTATCAGGTAAAGAGCAACAGTATAAACGTAAACGCACTGAGATGGTCAGATGACGATATCATCAACATAAAGGTGATGCCATATACATATTACAATACTGAAACAAGGCAGGGCGTAAAGAGCTTCAGCGACGGCTATGAGGGCAAGCTTTCAATAAAACCTGAAAACGTTACAGGACTTAAAGCAAAGTCAGAGCGCAACTATGTAAAGCTAAGCTGGAAGGCAGCTGCCGATGCGGATGTATATAATGTATACTACACCGTTAACGGTAAGGAGTCCTTCCACGGTCAGACCAGTGAGCTCAGCAGACAGATCAACGTACCTGCAAACAAGGACGTAAGTTTCAGGGTGCTTGCTGTAAACCTTATGGGCAAATCCTATGTTAATGCAGATAAGTCCGCTACTGCTAAGGTACACACTCTTCCCTACTACGCAAAAGCCGAAGCTGTACTTGACAAGGTAGGCTGGGATCTTCATAAGGCATTCAACTGGTGTATCATGCCATACGCTTACTATATCAACGGTGAATGGCTGCCGAGAGACGGTTCTCCCGGAATGGAATGGTATGCTGACAGAGGCTTTGACGCACACGAGGGCAACTGCTACGTTATGGCAGCGTGCTTCTGTGAGATGGCTAAGATGCTTGGATATGATGCACACCAGATATCAAGCGGAACACTTACAAGCAACGGTTTTGTCGATCATTCCTGGGTAGAGATAAAAAACTACAACGGTACAGGAAAGTCTTACATTTTTGACCCCGATTTCGAGAGCGAGCTTGGACGCAACGGATTTGCAATAAGCTACGGCGATAAGGGTACACTTATGTACGATATAAGCGGCTCGATAAAAAGAGTAATAATGAGTTGA